The Nerophis lumbriciformis linkage group LG05, RoL_Nlum_v2.1, whole genome shotgun sequence genome contains a region encoding:
- the prox3 gene encoding prospero homeobox 3, translating into MMDSPSDLFDDSAGQLHQLAPPLRSSDLLGGFPGGGRPPLTAFRPPSFPLIQQHLIQPHGAPRRTGGPHHALNPPLALLRGEERKPDEDQDLVANDDQVRKRPTTEWSQELARVKRMKLDGRTEEGEARRGEGGRELRKRRKEELKEQLEEARERLQALQEKVLMAFGEKNMEEEERMFDEEEDDGAGGLTLLSTSPFSNFDRPREEKQKNKAKADTESGGVMEGVGLWLDWDGDMEDEDDDGGQRFAQALKLQLGSAVARVIDRVLRLYTETSDSRPSSPPAAISFLPSGAAEGGPGDKGVWLGLLARVEDEVGGQEERPAGRKDDEREKQRTRTLPPPCSEQTDVALPLVTQKSPGFHKARPLPGPPLSNQANLSLHHPSLPRPPLLSHPLLHPASQSKDPSSSSSSFPPPPPPLPLPLIHYSMQQLFSRSLHHPQMPHLPASRKDFLNSDPFLEFHSHPSFPPLPLLGHLGPALVRGGRERERGVRGGGGMDGGDLYLAAGGTQEGLSPCHLKKAKLMFFYARYPSSNTLKTYFPDVKFNRCVTSQMIKWFSNFREFFYIQMERFARQAVREALARDGAPCLGRESQLRVGRDTELYRILNMHYNKSNIYQVPERFIEVSEVALREFYSAIWTGRDSDPCWKKGIYKIICKLDSGVPDAFRLPGCPVG; encoded by the exons TGATGGACTCCCCCTCAGACCTCTTCGACGACTCCGCTGGGCAGCTCCACCAGCTTGCCCCCCCACTACGCTCCTCAGACCTGCTCGGTGGTTTTCCAGGCGGAGGTCGGCCACCGCTGACCGCCTTCAGACCACCCAGCTTCCCATTGATCCAGCAGCACCTCATCCAACCTCATGGGGCTCCGAGAAGGACCGGGGGTCCTCACCATGCACTAAACCCGCCACTGGCTTTACTCAGGGGGGAGGAGAGAAAACCGGATGAAGACCAGGATTTGGTGGCAAATGATGACCAGGTTAGAAAGCGACCCACCACTGAGTGGAGTCAAGAGCTGGCGAGGGTGAAGAGGATGAAGCTCGATGGTAGAACGGAGGAAGGGGAGGCGAGGCGAGGTGAAGGAGGCAGGGAGCTGAGGAAAAGAAGGAAGGAGGAGCTAAAGGAGCAGCTGGAGGAGGCGAGGGAGAGACTCCAGGCCCTGCAGGAGAAAGTGCTGATGGCCTTTGGGGAAAAgaacatggaggaggaggagagaatGTTTGATGAAGAGGAGGACGATGGCGCAGGAGGGCTCACACTTCTCTCCACGTCTCCTTTTTCTAACTTCGACAGGCCGAGAGAAGAGAAGCAGAAAAACAAAGCAAAGGCGGATACAGAAAGTGGCGGAGTGATGGAGGGGGTGGGGCTGTGGCTGGACTGGGACGGAGACATGGAAGACGAGGATGACGACGGGGGGCAGAGGTTCGCCCAGGCGTTGAAGCTGCAGCTGGGCAGCGCGGTGGCGAGGGTCATCGACCGCGTCCTGCGCCTTTACACCGAAACGTCCGATTCCAGGCCTTCCTCCCCTCCGGCCGCCATCTCCTTCCTCCCGTCGGGAGCGGCGGAGGGCGGGCCAGGGGACAAGGGGGTGTGGCTGGGACTCTTAGCCAGAGTGGAGGATGAGGTCGGAGGTCAGGAGGAGAGGCCTGCGGGGAGGAAGGATGACGAAAGGGAGAAACAGAGAACGAGAACCTTGCCTCCGCCGTGCAGCGAGCAGACAGACGTGGCGTTGCCGTTGGTCACTCAAAAGTCACCTGGCTTCCACAAGGCCCGCCCACTTCCTGGCCCACCTTTGTCCAACCAGGCAAACCTCTCCCTGCATCACCCCTCCTTGCCTCGCCCCCCGCTTCTCTCCCATCCTCTCTTGCACCCAGCGTCCCAATCCAAGGATCcttcctcgtcctcctcctcctttccccctccccctccccctcttCCCCTCCCACTCATCCATTACTCCATGCAGCAGCTCTTCTCCCGCTCCCTCCACCACCCACAGATGCCCCATCTTCCGGCGTCCCGCAAGGACTTCCTCAACTCTGACCCCTTCTTGGAGTTCCACTCGCATCCCTCCTTCCCCCCGCTGCCCCTGCTGGGTCACCTGGGCCCCGCCCTCGTACGCGGCGGCAGGGAGCGGGAGCGGGGGGTCCGGGGAGGTGGAGGGATGGACGGAGGAGATCTTTACTTGGCTGCTGGAGGAA CCCAGGAGGGCTTGTCTCCTTGCCACCTGAAGAAAGCCAAACTCATGTTCTTCTACGCTCGCTATCCCAGCTCCAACACACTCAAGACGTACTTCCCGGATGTCAAG TTTAATCGCTGCGTGACCTCCCAGATGATTAAATGGTTCAGCAACTTCAGAGAGTTCTTCTACATCCAGATGGAGCGTTTCGCAAGGCAGGCTGTCCGAGAAGCCCTCGCACG GGATGGGGCCCCCTGCCTGGGCAGAGAGAGCCAGCTGCGAGTGGGCCGCGACACAGAACTGTATCGAATACTGAACATGCACTACAATAAAAGTAACATCTACCAG GTCCCAGAAAGGTTTATCGAGGTCTCAGAAGTGGCCCTGAGGGAGTTCTACTCTGCCATTTGGACCGGGAGAGACAGCGACCCCTGCTGGAAGAAAGGAATATACAAAATCATCTGTAAACTTGACAGTGGCGTGCCAGATGCCTTCAGATTACCTGGTTGTCCAGTTGGCTGA